The Bubalus kerabau isolate K-KA32 ecotype Philippines breed swamp buffalo chromosome X, PCC_UOA_SB_1v2, whole genome shotgun sequence genome has a segment encoding these proteins:
- the LOC129638983 gene encoding ARL14 effector protein-like, which translates to MSEQAEKSEQAEKSEQAEKSSSVRERPARQSSPEKPSEKELKQMKRLDRQLKRLSLQNPGPQVANFNPKVRQQIKKGQMAKKNESVPEKREVNKYDEKGRLTFNEADLCDCLDKDCMGCFYPCPKCNSTKCGPTCRCNRRWAYDTIVDENGEVISKMPFDLSD; encoded by the coding sequence ATGAGTGAACAAGCAGAAAAGAGTGAACAAGCAGAAAAGAGTGAACAAGCAGAAAAGAGCAGTTCCGTGCGAGAGAGACCTGCACGTCAAagttctcctgagaaaccaagTGAGAAGGAACTGAAGCAAATGAAACGGTTGGATCGGCAGTTAAAACGGTTGTCACTTCAAAATCCCGGGCCTCAGGTAGCCAACTTTAATCCTAAAGTAAGGCAGCAGATCAAGAAAGGGCAAATGGCAAAGAAAAATGAGTCTGTTCCTGAAAAACGTGAAGTCAACAAGTATGACGAAAAGGGCAGGCTCACCTTCAATGAGGCTGACCTGTGTGACTGCCTTGATAAAGACTGCATGGGTTGCTTCTACCCGTGCCCCAAGTGTAACTCCACCAAGTGTGGGCCCACTTGCCGCTGCAACCGCCGCTGGGCCTACGACACCATAGTCGATGAGAATGGGGAGGTCATCAGCAAGATGCCATTCGACCTCTCCGACTAG